Proteins encoded by one window of Candidatus Eremiobacteraceae bacterium:
- a CDS encoding tetratricopeptide repeat protein, giving the protein MKRIAWMFLAAAVVFGSADAAKAQNFFRQMRVDSFVGAGIDMYHHGDYNGALDKFEAALRLSPDDLQVRYNRALDLYALGRFQDAAADFKTCLSQQPDFVPALFNLGVTDIALNDYVGAKGIFDRILSDHPTSMRAHFDLGLSQYLSGHADQAEKDFAVATLLHPQYVQAHYDRALALYKTGNLVGADNELTAALKLNSSFAKAYFLRGAIRLRQGDNTEARGQFESAAKTAADPVLKSLCAQIIAQIGV; this is encoded by the coding sequence ATGAAGCGCATCGCATGGATGTTCTTGGCCGCAGCGGTCGTCTTCGGATCCGCTGACGCCGCGAAAGCGCAGAACTTTTTCCGCCAGATGCGCGTGGATTCGTTTGTCGGCGCGGGCATCGACATGTATCATCACGGCGACTATAACGGCGCGCTCGATAAATTCGAAGCCGCTCTGCGCCTCTCGCCGGACGATCTGCAGGTGCGCTACAATCGCGCCCTGGACTTGTACGCGCTAGGCCGATTCCAAGACGCGGCGGCCGATTTCAAGACGTGCCTCTCGCAACAGCCCGATTTCGTGCCTGCGCTGTTCAACTTGGGCGTCACCGATATCGCGCTCAACGACTACGTCGGCGCGAAAGGCATCTTCGACCGGATACTATCCGACCATCCGACGTCGATGCGCGCACATTTCGATCTCGGTCTTTCACAGTATCTATCGGGCCACGCCGATCAAGCGGAAAAGGATTTCGCGGTGGCCACGCTGCTGCATCCCCAATACGTTCAAGCACACTACGATCGCGCGCTTGCGCTCTATAAAACCGGCAACTTGGTGGGTGCTGACAATGAACTCACCGCGGCGTTGAAATTGAACTCGTCGTTCGCGAAGGCGTACTTCCTGCGCGGGGCGATCCGTCTGCGCCAAGGCGACAATACCGAGGCGCGCGGCCAGTTCGAGTCGGCGGCGAAGACGGCGGCAGACCCGGTGCTGAAATCGTTGTGCGCGCAGATCATCGCGCAGATCGGCGTCTAG
- a CDS encoding ATP-dependent DNA helicase — MDTFEPTREQRSVIEHEGSHLLVFAGPGTGKTETLARRFAWLVAERGVAPAEILVLTFSRHATGAMRERIVKRLRESAAGAFAVRELHVRTFHGFCARLIDGDAPRSRSHRLLTPIIERLLFQQVVQRASLSTIPLAARGSTRFATDALTFFAQAKGQGATPKDLAHIARDASNPRLKDLASLFSAMEAERGRLGMSDFRDYVNDAVAALGDPASPASRWWRAGRFAHILVDEFQDSDAVQLRLLELLAGDARTAPNPRPAICFVGDVNQSIYRFRGANPDNVRQVGERFNCAVLSLTANRRSAQAVLDVANATQSLDPQSLTTAENRALPGSVTLRRPASQKDEASLIADHIAQRIASGTAPSQIAVLLRAVEPLRTLVAASLAERGVPVAAHAGAGIHDDPLIAAIGAALALIRAQRDANRWTSLLVNPLIGYRAITVRMALRDEPFEPFDALIAEPPQGRRPFAEFAAAWRRVLAAYAAQEPDEFVATVVRELDLLGAVRDAAEVPGFDPRVSPRRLAQLMSAAHDLRGAWRGLGGGRYTTAKFVEELEEIVALLGDAVEPPDADAGGVRVMSIHAAKGLEFDAVVMPQALEGVLPARPRRHPLLDDGILDRLRAAEMLPDIGSEQSRREEASLWYVALTRARFDVLVTAPVRDADGIESALSPFAAMLAGDSENVARAGADGSPFGPRRIAREVSEALANATPAERLAPGVREYLSERPPLRALVEGSTLEVSVPASLRYDTGALSPSGISAYVKCPRQFYYKYVLGLEDRADDDATQPGMYLHTVLQRFHERETNFTAVTDAAAETERYRVALHRIAAEEAPAFAAALGIAPQAPRARYEAARVERYLHRYAALLAGEALRNPFTVLDRERWVEAEVAGVHVRGRLDRVDRLADGRLAIRDYKLGRRQGIGCAAAVRGALAVLSAGDPLFGDAPDGLSLQTIFYVPGVEAAFGARVARMDFIYMRGKDGKGDDAAPYADSVAILEAPDELDPTGAASNLTRAELERVWLEIGAAVMAECAGGEMRSFVTAVDVATCRFCPYTKVCPGPGMVTA; from the coding sequence ATGGATACGTTCGAGCCAACACGCGAACAGCGGAGCGTCATCGAACACGAAGGCAGCCATCTGCTCGTGTTCGCCGGCCCTGGCACAGGCAAGACGGAAACGCTCGCGCGGCGGTTCGCGTGGCTCGTCGCCGAGCGCGGCGTGGCTCCGGCCGAGATCCTCGTTCTGACTTTTTCGCGCCATGCCACCGGCGCCATGCGCGAACGGATCGTGAAACGCCTTCGCGAATCGGCCGCCGGGGCGTTCGCCGTCCGCGAGTTGCACGTCCGCACGTTTCACGGATTTTGTGCGCGGCTCATCGATGGCGACGCGCCTCGATCGCGCAGCCACCGGCTGCTGACGCCGATCATCGAGAGGTTGTTATTTCAACAGGTGGTGCAGCGCGCGTCCCTCAGCACCATTCCGCTTGCGGCGCGCGGTAGCACACGCTTCGCCACGGATGCCCTCACGTTCTTCGCACAAGCGAAGGGGCAGGGAGCGACGCCGAAAGATCTCGCGCACATCGCGCGAGACGCGTCGAATCCGCGGCTCAAGGATTTGGCTTCGCTTTTTTCGGCGATGGAAGCCGAGCGCGGCCGGCTTGGGATGTCGGACTTCCGCGATTACGTCAACGACGCAGTCGCCGCGCTTGGAGACCCGGCGTCTCCGGCATCGCGCTGGTGGCGCGCCGGCAGATTCGCGCACATCCTGGTCGACGAGTTTCAAGACAGCGACGCGGTGCAGCTTCGCCTGCTCGAGCTTTTGGCCGGCGATGCGCGCACCGCGCCTAATCCCCGGCCTGCGATCTGCTTCGTCGGCGACGTCAATCAGTCCATCTATCGCTTTCGCGGCGCGAATCCGGACAACGTCCGTCAAGTCGGCGAGCGGTTCAACTGCGCCGTGCTCTCGCTCACCGCCAACCGCCGGTCGGCGCAGGCCGTTCTCGACGTCGCCAACGCAACCCAATCGCTCGATCCGCAATCGCTCACCACGGCGGAGAATCGGGCCCTGCCCGGATCGGTCACGCTGCGCCGGCCCGCCTCGCAAAAAGACGAGGCGTCGCTCATCGCCGACCACATCGCGCAGCGCATCGCGTCGGGCACCGCTCCCTCGCAGATCGCGGTGCTGCTGCGCGCGGTCGAACCGCTGCGCACACTTGTCGCCGCGTCGTTGGCCGAGCGCGGCGTGCCGGTGGCAGCGCACGCAGGCGCAGGCATTCACGACGATCCGCTGATCGCCGCGATCGGCGCGGCGCTGGCGCTCATCCGCGCGCAACGCGACGCTAATCGCTGGACCTCGCTGCTCGTCAACCCGTTGATCGGCTATCGCGCCATCACAGTCCGTATGGCGCTGCGCGATGAGCCGTTCGAGCCATTCGATGCCCTGATCGCGGAGCCGCCGCAGGGAAGACGTCCGTTCGCTGAATTCGCGGCCGCGTGGCGGCGAGTGCTCGCGGCATACGCCGCGCAAGAGCCGGACGAGTTCGTCGCCACCGTCGTCCGCGAACTCGACCTGTTGGGCGCGGTGCGCGACGCCGCGGAAGTCCCGGGGTTCGATCCGCGCGTCTCGCCGCGGCGGCTCGCGCAACTCATGTCGGCCGCTCACGATCTCCGCGGCGCGTGGCGTGGCCTTGGCGGCGGCAGATACACCACCGCGAAATTCGTCGAAGAACTCGAAGAGATCGTCGCGTTGCTCGGTGACGCGGTCGAACCGCCCGACGCCGATGCCGGGGGCGTGCGCGTTATGTCCATCCACGCGGCCAAGGGTCTTGAGTTCGATGCCGTCGTCATGCCGCAAGCGCTCGAAGGCGTTCTGCCGGCGCGGCCACGCCGTCATCCATTGCTGGACGATGGCATTCTCGACCGGTTGCGAGCCGCGGAAATGTTGCCCGACATCGGTTCGGAACAATCGCGCCGCGAAGAAGCGTCGCTGTGGTACGTGGCGTTGACGCGCGCGCGCTTCGACGTGTTGGTGACGGCACCGGTCCGCGATGCCGACGGCATCGAATCGGCCCTGTCGCCATTCGCCGCGATGTTGGCCGGCGATTCGGAAAATGTCGCTCGAGCCGGTGCCGATGGCTCGCCTTTCGGTCCGCGGCGCATCGCGCGCGAAGTATCCGAAGCGCTCGCGAATGCGACGCCGGCAGAACGACTGGCACCGGGAGTTCGCGAGTACCTGAGCGAGCGTCCACCGCTTCGTGCACTGGTCGAGGGTTCGACGCTTGAAGTGTCGGTGCCGGCGTCGCTTCGATACGACACCGGTGCGCTTTCGCCCAGCGGCATTTCCGCGTACGTCAAGTGCCCTCGACAATTCTATTACAAGTACGTGCTAGGACTCGAGGATCGCGCCGACGACGATGCAACACAGCCCGGCATGTACTTGCACACCGTGCTGCAGCGCTTTCACGAACGCGAAACCAACTTCACGGCGGTAACTGATGCCGCTGCGGAGACGGAGCGCTATCGCGTTGCGCTGCACCGCATCGCCGCCGAGGAAGCGCCGGCATTTGCGGCCGCGCTCGGCATCGCGCCCCAGGCGCCGCGTGCGCGTTACGAAGCGGCGCGGGTCGAGCGCTACCTCCACCGGTATGCCGCGCTGCTCGCGGGCGAAGCGCTGCGCAACCCGTTCACGGTGCTCGACCGGGAGCGCTGGGTCGAAGCGGAGGTGGCCGGAGTTCACGTCCGCGGCCGGTTGGATCGCGTGGACCGGCTCGCCGACGGCCGGCTCGCCATCCGCGACTACAAACTCGGCCGGCGGCAGGGTATCGGTTGCGCAGCGGCCGTCCGCGGCGCGCTCGCGGTGTTGAGCGCCGGCGACCCGCTTTTCGGCGACGCTCCCGACGGGCTTTCGCTGCAGACCATCTTCTACGTGCCGGGTGTGGAAGCGGCGTTTGGAGCGCGGGTCGCGCGCATGGACTTCATCTACATGCGCGGCAAGGACGGCAAGGGCGACGATGCCGCGCCATATGCGGACTCGGTTGCAATTCTCGAAGCGCCGGACGAACTCGATCCGACGGGTGCCGCTTCAAATCTCACTCGCGCCGAACTCGAGCGCGTGTGGCTGGAGATCGGTGCGGCAGTCATGGCCGAATGCGCCGGCGGTGAGATGCGCTCGTTCGTCACGGCTGTCGACGTCGCAACGTGCCGCTTCTGCCCCTACACAAAGGTCTGTCCTGGACCGGGAATGGTGACCGCGTGA